In Huiozyma naganishii CBS 8797 chromosome 5, complete genome, the genomic window ACAATATACACGTACCTACAATCACCGAATAACAGCGTAGTTTAttatgaaaaaaaaattactaTTTAATACAGTCACGTACTGACAATAATGTCACATTTGATCGTATCGCCAGTTTCCATCTTTAAAAAGCAAAGCTGTAAGCGATCCATGTCAGGGGTCAACAGCTCCCCAAATTTGTTGTAAATGTGGACATGGTTGGATATCCTGAAATCCTCCATCTTCAATTCGTGGTACATGGGGGAATCCTTGACCAAATGGTACAGTTTCGTCCTCAGAACATTCAAACTACACCCAAACTCTACCCTTCTTTCGTTGTCGTAATCGGACGGTAGAAACTCAAGATGGTATTTAATCGGGTCCGCAATCAACGGGCGGCCGTCCCCGTCAACGATATGTGTGTTCACCGAAATCTGCGACACAAACACGGGCTTCTTGTAGAAATTCTCACGGGACTCAAATTCCTCCACCATGATCCCAGATTTCAAATCCTTGTATTCCTTACTGTGATAGTCGTCACTCATTAGAATCTGGTACAGCTTGAAACTCTCCGCGTTGTCTATCTGATTTAGATTGATCTCATTGTACGTGCCCCGCGACAACCAGTACATCTCAATACTGATATATATCTCCTGTAACAGTGCAAACGTACCAACCACCAGCAAATACAACGTTATCCGACCACTTATTTTATCATCGTGGATGAACTGGTTGATATAATGCACCTTAGACAGCTTATTAATAAGGCCGCTCTCAAATACCAAGTACTTATTCCAGTACGAATGTAAAGACTGCATCATGGTCATTTTGGTCTCCTGTGGCAACTTAGCGGATAACTAATCACACTAGGGtatttgaatatatatatgtttatatatatgtttaAACCATTGAATGAAGCTAAACGAGAGCTTAACATCCAGCATTTATTGCATaaatttttattatttgaccaatttttttcgatGCCCATTTTTCACATATTTAGTAGCAAGACACCGTTATTTGCGTCCGATGGAGACTACCCACATTGCGTGAAATAAGGGACGAAgagaagttcttgaaggaaattTCAATTTGGACCCATCTTAATCAGCTCCTTCTCTACTTTTTTCACCTGCAAAAGAATCGAACATGGTACGATTATGTTAGTAAGAAACACCCCGGAAAACGAcgaaacaaaaaaaaaagtaacAAGACGGGACGGCACACTGCGATGCACGAGACTCCATTAACATACCCATCTTTGGAATTTCTTATCCTGCAATTTGGATCGaatcaattttttggaaattCGTATTTTGCCCTCTTCCCCAGACTTTTCAGTACGGGGCTGAATCTCCGTCGTCACCGGCGGTGGCTCCTTCCCACCTGACTCCGAAGACTTCTCAATGGGGATTTCAGCGCTTGATAGTACTGGTGCAGTCACATTTTTGTCCATTTTATGCTGGCCAGGAACTGTTGATTGAGCCGTTTGCGGTTTCTGTAGCTCGAGTGAAACGTTATGGTGTGGCTGTGGCAATGGGTTGATTGGCAGGCGAAGTTTGTTTCCTGCTAGATTAATCGGAGGTGCTGCCTCCATCGTCCTCTCTTGTATAGGGAACTTGGGGACAGCCAGTTGCCGTTGTGTGCTTAAGGAAGAAGGCGCAATGGGAACTGGACGTACTTTTTGCATCATATCTGACGCGTTGAGGGGAGCGGGTACAAAGCTCTTTTGTTGAGGAACAACCTCAGGCACCGAGTACGGAACCATTGCGGGAGGCACGGTGGGCATTATTTGACTCTCCAAAAAGGGCAAATACAAGTTTGGTTGCGTATCACTCAACTCCTTTGCAGTGTCATGTGAGGTATTTAAGCGATCCTTCTGGGTCTGGGCTGCCTTCGAAAACTTAGCATTCTTTATCTTGAACTTCAGGCATCCTAAAACTTTTTCCGTGACCGTATAGTCTCTCTGATCTCGAAACACCATTTGGAATCTCTTGACGGCGCGCATGCGGGACCCAGTCGCAACAGTGGTCAGATACTTACAAGATAGGGAGGGGTACTTCATAGAAAATTGAATCAACTGTGTGGCCTCTGTTAGATTTAAACGCACATAATCCAGAATTCCAGCCTTATCGCTCACAGTTTGCAAGAGTAAAGTATTCTGCTTTAAATTGACCTCGATACTAAATGTGATCATATGGTCTAGGGGGTAATGTACCCACTTGTCCAATTTTGGTTGTTCCGTCTTCGAGTCAAACCCGTTTGTCACGAAAACATCATCCCCGTACTTGGAGTAGCATtttaccaccaccacaagcTTGTTATCCATTCTTGCAAATGTCTTGAATACTGTAAATAACTATTCGGTATCCTTAAGCGCAACTGGGGGAGACACTTCGACAACCCAGCGAACCGTCCTGTAGCCGCTGTTACTTTATGACTTTTtgccaattttttttgaaatgcTACTGATACGCCCTCTGTAGTGAACCGCAAACATCACAATCGTCTTGGTAACACATCGTACACCCACCAATGTACTACCGTCGGTACAATTCTATGGACTGTTAGATGGGGATGAACTCCTGCGTAATCTCCATCATCCTCCATTCTGTAACCATATCACGTGCAGGTATTATTAGACCTGCAACAATTCGAAGCGCAGAAATgttgcgatgagcttgaCAGTGTGGCTGGTGTTAGTGTTTGCCAACTGATACTAGGAGACAATACAATCGCTAATGGTATACTTCTATGAGTCCCAGCCAGATGCCGATCTCCCAGGTTACCAAATAATTGCTGGGCGCGATAAGTTTGAGAACGATCTTTTGATCAAGTACTTCTACAGAGAGCTGAACCACATATGGTTCCACGTTGACAAATACTCTAGTGGGCATGTGTACTTGAAATTGCAGAACGACAAACAGACTCTGGGGGACGTCCCGCGTGCGGTTGTCAGCGACTGTTTACAGTTGTGCAAATCCGAGTCAATACAGGGCAACAAGCTCGATCAGTGCACAATCGTGATCACCCCGTGGACCAATCTGCGGAAGAGCGGATACATGAAACCAGGGGAGGTTTCCTTCAAGGCAACGAGTAGGTGTAAAAAGATGGTATGCCATGCGCGAGACAACAAAGTGCTGAATAGACTCGCGAAAACCAGGGTCGCGCTTGACGATGGAGTGGAAACACTCCTTCACGAGGCAAAGAAGAGTAAAGACGGCAGATTCTTCACAGAATACTTGAGCGCACACCGGGAAAGGCTCCTCCTGGAGGAAagggagaagaaacaggccaaaaaactgaaaaaaagattgCAAAAACAGGAAACAGACCCCACGGACAATGAACCAACTGTATCACTGTGAGGTAGACCCACGCAGATGGTCCCCTGACCTCCGGCAGTGGTCTCATTGTTACTTTACCTTCATCTCATCGCTTCGTCTTCCGCCTGTCACGTGATCGAGAATTTGGAcctccaaaaaatttttcagttttgcAAAATCGATGAGCATCGGGACTTTGATCATTTGAGACCTCTTGactttgtgtttgtgaCCAGTTTGCCAATTAGCTGGTTGTATTTACCTGCCAGGCGAGACGAGGAAGAGATAATGTCGAAAAGAGCGCTTGATAAtagagaagaagaggaggagcaCGGAAGAGTTGTCGCCCCGAGAGCTGACGGTCAAACCAATCCCGCTAATGCTTCTGCAACGGATGATATGGATATGGATGACGGGCAATTCAGTGacgactttgaaagtgacgAGGAGATCATTGAACTTGATgacgagaacgacgaggagaacaTGGGGGACGGTGATATAACTGAAATGTCTATGGCGAAGGCCCAAAAGTTGCTGAAGAAAGATGAGAATGAAATATTAGAAAGCACGAAAAAGGGCCAACAACTGTACCTACCGCATTTATCCAGACCATTGGGCCCCGATGAAGTACTCGAGGCAGACCCAACGGTTTATGAAATGCTGCATAATGTCAATCTCCCATGGCCTTGTATGACATTGGATGTTATCCCAGATAAACTAGGTTCTGAAAGGAGGAACTACCCTCAATCGATCCTAATGACCACAGCGACCCAGGCCtcgaaaaagaaggaaaacgaGCTTATGGTGTTGAGCTTGTcgcaattgaacaaaacgCTTGTCAAATCggaggaagacgaagatgaggatgaggattcggatgaggaagatgacTCCGATCCAATCATCGAAAATGAAAATATTAAATTGAACGACACAACAAATAGGCTCAAAGTTTCCCCATTTGCATCGACAGACAAAGAGGTGCTAACAGCCACCATGAGCGAAAATGGTGAAGTTTACATTTTTGATTTGGCGCCCCAATCGAAGGCATTTTCCACACCGGGCTACCAAATTCCAAAAACTGCGAGAAGGCCAATACATACTGTTAGGAACCATGGAAATGTGGAAGGTTACGCATTGGACTGGTCGCCTATGATTAAAAACGGTGCATTGCTCACCGGCGATTGCTCCGGCCAGATCTACTTCACGCAGAGACACACTTCGAAGTGGATTACGGATAAACAGCCATTTACTGCCGAGAACAATAAATCGGTCGAGGATATCCAATGGTCCCGTACCGAATCTACCGTCTTTGCCTCAGCAGGTTGCGACGGGTACATCAGAATTTGGGACACTAGGTCCAAAAAACATAAACCAGCGCTATCAGTCAAGGCCTCCAACACTGATGTTAACGTCATCAGTTGGAGTGAAAAGATTGGGTACTTACTAGCCAGTGGTGACGATAATGGGTTATGGGGGGTTTGGGATTTGAGACAGTTTTCTCCAGACAACATCAACGATGTCCAGCCAGTTGCCCAGTACGACTTCCACAAGGGGGCCATTACATCTATCAACTTCAACCCACTGGACGACTCTATCATTGCCGTTGCATCTGAGGACAACACTGTTACACTATGGGACTTGTCCGTTGAAgcagatgatgaagagatcAAACAACAAATTGCCGAAACcaaagaacttgaaaagatcCCCCCACAATTACTATTTGTCCACTGGCAAAAGGATGTCAAAGATGTTAAATGGCATAAACAGATCCCCGGCTGTTTGGTGAGTACGGGGACTGATGGCTTgaatatttggaaaaccaTCAGTGTGTGATCTTCCTTGTACTTTACTGTCGTTACAGTTTTTACTGTCATATATAAGTATCATTGATAGTAATGTATATTAAGAAACCAAGTAATTTCATCCCTACTAGTATCTTCGTGTCATCAATCACCCCTCCGCTAAGAACAGCTGTTTCAAAACTGTT contains:
- the ERG29 gene encoding Erg29p (similar to Saccharomyces cerevisiae YMR134W; ancestral locus Anc_2.397) encodes the protein MQSLHSYWNKYLVFESGLINKLSKVHYINQFIHDDKISGRITLYLLVVGTFALLQEIYISIEMYWLSRGTYNEINLNQIDNAESFKLYQILMSDDYHSKEYKDLKSGIMVEEFESRENFYKKPVFVSQISVNTHIVDGDGRPLIADPIKYHLEFLPSDYDNERRVEFGCSLNVLRTKLYHLVKDSPMYHELKMEDFRISNHVHIYNKFGELLTPDMDRLQLCFLKMETGDTIKCDIIVST
- the REC114 gene encoding Rec114p (similar to Saccharomyces cerevisiae REC114 (YMR133W); ancestral locus Anc_2.399), translating into MDNKLVVVVKCYSKYGDDVFVTNGFDSKTEQPKLDKWVHYPLDHMITFSIEVNLKQNTLLLQTVSDKAGILDYVRLNLTEATQLIQFSMKYPSLSCKYLTTVATGSRMRAVKRFQMVFRDQRDYTVTEKVLGCLKFKIKNAKFSKAAQTQKDRLNTSHDTAKELSDTQPNLYLPFLESQIMPTVPPAMVPYSVPEVVPQQKSFVPAPLNASDMMQKVRPVPIAPSSLSTQRQLAVPKFPIQERTMEAAPPINLAGNKLRLPINPLPQPHHNVSLELQKPQTAQSTVPGQHKMDKNVTAPVLSSAEIPIEKSSESGGKEPPPVTTEIQPRTEKSGEEGKIRISKKLIRSKLQDKKFQRWVC
- the JLP2 gene encoding Jlp2p (similar to Saccharomyces cerevisiae JLP2 (YMR132C); ancestral locus Anc_2.400), producing MVYFYESQPDADLPGYQIIAGRDKFENDLLIKYFYRELNHIWFHVDKYSSGHVYLKLQNDKQTLGDVPRAVVSDCLQLCKSESIQGNKLDQCTIVITPWTNLRKSGYMKPGEVSFKATSRCKKMVCHARDNKVLNRLAKTRVALDDGVETLLHEAKKSKDGRFFTEYLSAHRERLLLEEREKKQAKKLKKRLQKQETDPTDNEPTVSL
- the RRB1 gene encoding ribosome biosynthesis protein RRB1 (similar to Saccharomyces cerevisiae RRB1 (YMR131C); ancestral locus Anc_2.401), with translation MSKRALDNREEEEEHGRVVAPRADGQTNPANASATDDMDMDDGQFSDDFESDEEIIELDDENDEENMGDGDITEMSMAKAQKLLKKDENEILESTKKGQQLYLPHLSRPLGPDEVLEADPTVYEMLHNVNLPWPCMTLDVIPDKLGSERRNYPQSILMTTATQASKKKENELMVLSLSQLNKTLVKSEEDEDEDEDSDEEDDSDPIIENENIKLNDTTNRLKVSPFASTDKEVLTATMSENGEVYIFDLAPQSKAFSTPGYQIPKTARRPIHTVRNHGNVEGYALDWSPMIKNGALLTGDCSGQIYFTQRHTSKWITDKQPFTAENNKSVEDIQWSRTESTVFASAGCDGYIRIWDTRSKKHKPALSVKASNTDVNVISWSEKIGYLLASGDDNGLWGVWDLRQFSPDNINDVQPVAQYDFHKGAITSINFNPLDDSIIAVASEDNTVTLWDLSVEADDEEIKQQIAETKELEKIPPQLLFVHWQKDVKDVKWHKQIPGCLVSTGTDGLNIWKTISV